Proteins encoded in a region of the Mycobacterium branderi genome:
- a CDS encoding DUF3027 domain-containing protein: protein METADSVTTAEWAEGLAPILTGAVEQARAAVAEFSGADTVGDYLGVSYEDPTAATHRFLAHLPGYQGWQWAVVVAAYPGADHATVSEVVLVPGPTALLAPEWVPWEQRVRPGDLSPGDLLAPPPDDLRLVPGYLASGDPQVDDVAVELGLGRRRVMSAWGRAQAAQRWHDGDYGPGSSMARSTKRVCRDCGFYLPLAGSLGAKFGVCGNEMSADGHVVDSEYGCGAHSDTPAPAGSGSPMYDPYDDGVLDMVEKTDD, encoded by the coding sequence ATGGAAACAGCGGACAGCGTGACCACGGCCGAGTGGGCGGAGGGCCTGGCGCCGATCCTCACCGGCGCCGTCGAGCAGGCGCGCGCCGCCGTCGCCGAATTCAGCGGCGCCGACACGGTAGGCGACTACCTCGGGGTCAGCTACGAGGATCCGACCGCAGCCACCCACCGGTTCCTGGCCCATCTGCCCGGTTACCAGGGATGGCAGTGGGCCGTCGTGGTGGCCGCCTACCCGGGTGCCGACCACGCCACCGTCAGCGAGGTGGTGCTGGTGCCCGGGCCGACGGCGTTGCTGGCGCCGGAATGGGTGCCGTGGGAACAGCGGGTCCGGCCCGGCGACCTGAGCCCGGGCGACCTGCTGGCGCCGCCGCCGGACGACCTGCGTCTGGTGCCCGGCTATCTGGCCAGCGGCGATCCGCAGGTGGACGACGTCGCCGTCGAGCTCGGGCTCGGGAGGCGACGGGTGATGAGCGCCTGGGGCCGCGCCCAGGCCGCCCAGCGTTGGCACGACGGTGACTACGGTCCCGGCTCGTCGATGGCGCGCTCGACCAAACGGGTGTGCCGCGACTGCGGCTTCTACCTGCCGCTGGCGGGCTCGCTGGGCGCGAAGTTCGGGGTCTGCGGCAACGAGATGTCCGCCGACGGGCATGTCGTCGACTCCGAATACGGCTGTGGCGCACACTCCGACACCCCGGCCCCGGCGGGCAGCGGTTCGCCGATGTACGACCCCTACGACGACGGGGTGCTCGACATGGTCGAGAAAACCGACGACTAA
- a CDS encoding SRPBCC family protein: MAAPLLQAQVDINAPVAKVWELVSDVRRMPQWSPQCRAMMPLGPVRQGTRTLNLNRRNFLFWPTTCTLTEVIPEQKLAFKVHANGVIWSYELQPIPEGTRLIESRHAENGVKPISTMTVNALFGGVDSFERELVDGMNTSLAKIKAAAES, translated from the coding sequence ATGGCAGCGCCGCTATTGCAAGCACAGGTCGACATCAACGCGCCGGTCGCAAAGGTGTGGGAGTTGGTGTCGGATGTCCGCCGGATGCCGCAGTGGAGTCCCCAGTGCCGCGCGATGATGCCGCTCGGTCCGGTACGCCAGGGCACCCGCACGCTCAACCTGAACCGCCGCAACTTCTTGTTCTGGCCGACGACGTGCACGCTCACCGAGGTCATTCCCGAGCAGAAGCTGGCGTTCAAGGTCCACGCCAACGGCGTCATCTGGAGCTACGAGCTGCAGCCGATTCCGGAGGGCACCCGGCTGATCGAAAGCCGGCACGCCGAGAACGGCGTCAAACCGATCTCCACGATGACGGTGAACGCGCTGTTCGGCGGAGTGGACAGCTTCGAGCGGGAACTGGTCGACGGCATGAACACCTCGCTGGCCAAGATCAAGGCCGCCGCCGAAAGTTAG
- a CDS encoding DUF2530 domain-containing protein gives MSEPGSTPNPPMLPAVLLEVWPVVGVGALAWLGAAVAAFLVPGLDGWRPVTLAGLGVGLLGTGIFLWQRDAVRRGARGAQTGLGHLRTTK, from the coding sequence ATGTCCGAGCCCGGCTCCACCCCCAACCCGCCGATGCTTCCCGCTGTGCTGCTCGAGGTGTGGCCGGTGGTCGGGGTCGGCGCGCTGGCCTGGCTGGGCGCGGCGGTCGCCGCCTTCCTCGTCCCGGGCCTGGACGGCTGGCGACCCGTGACGCTGGCCGGGCTGGGCGTCGGGCTGTTGGGCACCGGTATCTTCCTGTGGCAGCGCGACGCCGTCCGGCGCGGCGCACGCGGTGCGCAAACCGGGCTCGGGCACTTGCGGACCACCAAGTAG
- a CDS encoding Rv0880 family HTH-type transcriptional regulator has product MTDGDTRLASDLSLAVMRLSRQLRFRRPQSPVSLSQLSALSTLSKEGPMTPGALAIRERVRPPSMTRVIASLAELGFVDRVAHPDDGRQVLVSVSKAGAELLEAERRASQEWLAQRLAGLGRADRETLRDAADLMLAIVDETP; this is encoded by the coding sequence GTGACCGACGGCGACACGCGGCTGGCCAGCGACCTGTCGCTGGCGGTCATGCGACTGTCGCGGCAGCTGCGTTTCCGACGGCCGCAGTCGCCGGTGTCGTTGTCGCAGCTGTCGGCGCTGTCGACGCTGTCCAAGGAAGGGCCGATGACGCCCGGCGCGCTGGCCATCCGGGAGCGGGTCCGTCCGCCGTCGATGACACGGGTGATCGCGTCGTTGGCCGAACTGGGTTTCGTGGACCGGGTCGCCCATCCCGACGACGGGCGCCAAGTCCTGGTGTCGGTGTCTAAGGCCGGCGCCGAGCTGCTGGAGGCCGAGCGTCGGGCCAGCCAGGAGTGGCTGGCGCAGCGGCTGGCGGGTCTGGGCCGCGCCGACCGTGAAACCCTGCGCGACGCCGCCGATCTGATGCTGGCCATCGTCGACGAAACCCCGTGA
- a CDS encoding TrmH family RNA methyltransferase, producing MSAVCDVSDPDDPRLDNFRDLNSIDRRPDLPTGKGLVIAEGVLVVQRMLASRFTPLALLGTDRRLAELRADLDGCDAPYYRVSADVMAQVVGFHLNRGVLAAARRAPEPSVAEVLDGARTVAVLEGVNDHENLGSIFRNAAGLDVDAVVFGSGCADPLYRRAVRVSMGHALLVPYARAANWPGDLNLLREKDFRLLAMTPSVDAVTLPAAMSTVADERVAVLVGAEGPGLSHAAMRASDLRVRIPMSRGTDSLNVATAAALAFYERVRLGS from the coding sequence GTGAGCGCCGTCTGCGACGTCAGCGATCCCGACGATCCACGGCTCGACAACTTCCGCGACCTGAACAGCATCGATCGCCGTCCGGATCTGCCGACCGGCAAGGGCCTGGTGATCGCCGAGGGCGTGCTCGTGGTGCAGCGCATGCTGGCGTCGCGGTTCACGCCGCTGGCGTTGTTGGGCACCGACCGCAGGCTCGCCGAACTGCGGGCCGACCTGGATGGCTGCGACGCACCCTATTACCGGGTCTCGGCCGACGTGATGGCCCAGGTGGTCGGTTTTCACCTCAACCGCGGCGTGCTGGCCGCGGCACGCCGAGCTCCCGAGCCGAGTGTGGCCGAGGTGCTCGACGGCGCCCGCACGGTCGCGGTGCTCGAGGGTGTCAACGACCACGAGAACCTGGGGTCGATCTTCCGCAACGCAGCCGGTCTCGACGTCGACGCGGTGGTGTTCGGCAGCGGCTGCGCCGATCCGCTCTACCGGCGGGCGGTGCGGGTGTCGATGGGCCATGCGCTGCTGGTGCCGTATGCCCGTGCCGCGAACTGGCCCGGAGACTTGAACCTGTTGCGGGAGAAGGATTTTCGGCTGCTGGCGATGACGCCGAGCGTCGATGCCGTGACGCTGCCGGCGGCGATGTCGACGGTCGCCGACGAACGGGTGGCGGTGCTGGTGGGCGCCGAAGGCCCGGGTCTGAGCCATGCCGCGATGCGGGCAAGCGACCTGCGGGTACGCATCCCGATGTCGCGTGGCACCGACTCGCTCAATGTCGCCACCGCCGCGGCGCTGGCGTTCTACGAGCGCGTTAGGCTCGGTTCGTGA
- a CDS encoding DUF2537 domain-containing protein, producing the protein MTDESTPWATGLTVAAFVAAVTAVAIVVLSLGLERVHPLLAVGLNVVAAGGLAPTLWGWRHTPVLRWFVLGAGVGVTGAWLALLALAIVGSG; encoded by the coding sequence ATGACCGACGAATCCACGCCCTGGGCAACGGGTTTGACGGTCGCCGCCTTTGTCGCTGCGGTCACGGCGGTCGCGATCGTGGTGCTCAGTCTCGGGCTCGAGCGCGTGCATCCATTGCTGGCCGTCGGACTGAACGTCGTGGCGGCCGGGGGATTGGCGCCGACGCTGTGGGGGTGGCGGCACACGCCGGTGCTGCGCTGGTTCGTGCTGGGCGCGGGCGTGGGCGTGACGGGCGCGTGGCTGGCGTTGCTCGCGCTGGCGATCGTCGGATCCGGTTAG
- the sepH gene encoding septation protein SepH, translating into MRELKVVGLDVDGKHIICESDEPAEKFKLRVDDRLRAAVRGDGARVAQTQIDYEVPSMLRPKEIQARIRAGASVEQVAAAAGVDIERVQRFAHPVLLERSRAAELATAAHPVLADGPAVLTLLETVTAALVARGLNPDSTTWDAWRNEDGRWTVQLGWKAGRSDNVAHFRFAPGAHGGTVTAVDDAASELVDPDFDRPLRPLATVAQLDFDEPEPEPEAAPAEEAAPEPQRESARARRRKPPVPAWEDVLLGVRSGGQR; encoded by the coding sequence ATGCGGGAGCTCAAGGTCGTTGGACTCGACGTCGATGGCAAACACATCATCTGCGAAAGTGACGAACCGGCCGAGAAGTTCAAGCTGCGAGTCGACGACCGGCTGCGCGCCGCGGTACGCGGCGACGGCGCGCGGGTAGCACAAACCCAGATCGACTACGAGGTCCCAAGCATGCTGCGTCCCAAGGAAATTCAGGCCCGGATCCGCGCCGGGGCGTCCGTCGAGCAGGTCGCTGCGGCCGCCGGGGTGGACATCGAACGCGTCCAGCGATTCGCCCACCCGGTGCTGCTGGAGCGGTCCCGGGCCGCGGAGCTGGCAACCGCCGCGCATCCAGTCCTCGCCGACGGGCCCGCGGTGCTGACGTTGTTGGAGACGGTCACCGCCGCGCTGGTGGCCCGCGGGCTCAACCCGGACAGCACCACCTGGGACGCCTGGCGCAATGAGGACGGGCGCTGGACCGTGCAGCTGGGCTGGAAGGCCGGCCGCTCGGACAACGTCGCGCACTTCCGCTTCGCCCCGGGCGCGCACGGCGGGACGGTGACCGCGGTCGACGACGCTGCCAGCGAGCTGGTCGACCCCGACTTCGACCGTCCGCTACGGCCGCTGGCCACCGTCGCCCAACTGGACTTCGACGAACCCGAGCCCGAACCCGAAGCCGCGCCAGCCGAAGAAGCCGCGCCCGAACCGCAACGCGAGTCGGCGCGTGCCCGTCGCCGCAAGCCACCTGTGCCGGCGTGGGAGGACGTGCTGCTCGGTGTCCGCTCCGGCGGACAGCGCTAA
- the serC gene encoding phosphoserine transaminase has product MAETLTIPDGIKPRDGRFGSGPSKVRPEQLQTLATSAAGLFGTSHRQAPVKDLVGRVRTGLREFFSVPDGYEVILGNGGATAFWDAAAFGLIDKRSLHLSYGEFSSKFASAVTKNPFVGEPIVVKADPGSAPEPQSDPAVDVIAWAHNETSTGVAVPVARPAGSGEALVVIDATSGAGGLPVDITETDAYYFAPQKNFAADGGLWLAILSPAALARIEAIAGSGRWVPDFLSLPIAVENSCKNQTYNTPAIGTLVLLAEQIDWLLGNGGLDWAVKRTADSSQRLYSWADARPYTTPFVAEPRLRSQVVGTIDFSDEVDAAAVAKVLRANGIVDTEPYRKLGRNQLRVAMFPAVEPDDVSALTECIDWVVERL; this is encoded by the coding sequence ATGGCTGAGACGCTCACGATCCCCGACGGCATCAAACCCCGCGACGGCCGCTTCGGATCGGGGCCGTCCAAGGTCCGGCCCGAGCAGTTGCAGACCCTGGCGACCAGCGCCGCCGGGCTGTTCGGCACGTCGCACCGGCAGGCGCCGGTCAAAGACCTGGTCGGCCGGGTACGCACCGGGCTGCGTGAGTTCTTCTCGGTGCCCGACGGCTACGAGGTCATCCTCGGCAACGGCGGGGCCACGGCGTTTTGGGACGCCGCGGCGTTCGGGCTGATCGACAAGCGGTCCCTGCACTTGTCCTACGGCGAGTTCAGCTCGAAATTCGCCAGCGCCGTCACCAAGAACCCGTTCGTCGGCGAACCGATCGTCGTCAAGGCCGATCCGGGCAGTGCCCCCGAGCCGCAGAGCGATCCCGCGGTCGACGTCATCGCCTGGGCGCACAACGAGACCTCGACCGGGGTGGCGGTGCCGGTGGCGCGTCCCGCGGGTTCGGGCGAGGCGCTGGTCGTCATCGATGCCACCTCCGGCGCCGGCGGGCTGCCGGTCGACATCACCGAGACCGACGCCTACTACTTCGCGCCGCAGAAGAACTTCGCCGCCGACGGCGGCCTGTGGTTGGCGATCCTGAGCCCGGCGGCGCTGGCGCGCATCGAGGCCATCGCCGGCTCCGGCCGCTGGGTGCCCGACTTCCTGTCGCTGCCGATCGCGGTCGAGAACAGCTGCAAGAACCAGACCTACAACACCCCGGCGATCGGCACGCTGGTGCTGCTGGCCGAGCAGATCGACTGGCTGCTGGGCAACGGCGGGCTGGACTGGGCGGTCAAGCGCACCGCGGACTCGTCGCAGCGGCTGTACAGCTGGGCGGACGCCAGGCCCTACACCACTCCGTTCGTGGCCGAGCCGCGGCTGCGGTCCCAGGTGGTGGGCACCATCGACTTCAGCGACGAGGTGGACGCGGCCGCGGTCGCCAAGGTGCTGCGCGCCAACGGCATCGTCGACACCGAGCCGTACCGCAAACTCGGCCGCAACCAGTTGCGGGTCGCGATGTTCCCCGCGGTGGAGCCCGACGACGTCAGCGCGCTCACCGAGTGCATCGACTGGGTGGTCGAGCGACTCTAA
- a CDS encoding AurF N-oxygenase family protein → MARTKIVQRWRRNMEVQDDTEYVEMLRTLSEGSVRRNFNPYTDIDWKAPEFAVTENDPRWKLPATDPLGRHPWYKAQPEERQIKIGMWRQANVAKVGLHFESILIRGLMEYAFWVPNGSPEYRYCLHEAVEECNHTMMFQEMVNHIGADVPGMPRLLKWVQPLIPLVAGPLPIPFWFGILAGEEPIDHTQKNILREGKELHPIMERVMAIHVAEEARHISFAHEYLRKRVPHLPRRKRFWLSLYVPVTMRILCSAIVVPPKAFWREFDIPREVRKEVFFRSPESRQMLRDMFGDVRMLCHDTRLMNPVAKLMWRICKINGKPSRYRSEPQRQHLTAVA, encoded by the coding sequence ATGGCTCGGACGAAAATCGTGCAGCGCTGGCGCCGCAACATGGAAGTACAGGACGACACAGAGTACGTCGAGATGTTGCGCACGCTGTCCGAGGGGTCGGTGCGTCGCAATTTCAACCCGTACACCGACATCGACTGGAAAGCGCCCGAGTTCGCGGTCACCGAGAACGACCCGCGCTGGAAGCTTCCGGCGACCGACCCGCTGGGCCGCCACCCTTGGTACAAGGCGCAGCCCGAAGAGCGCCAGATCAAGATCGGCATGTGGCGTCAGGCCAACGTAGCCAAGGTCGGCCTGCACTTCGAATCGATCCTGATTCGCGGCCTGATGGAGTACGCGTTCTGGGTGCCCAACGGCTCACCGGAGTACCGGTACTGCCTGCACGAGGCGGTCGAAGAGTGCAACCACACCATGATGTTCCAGGAGATGGTCAACCACATCGGCGCCGACGTGCCCGGCATGCCGCGGCTGCTGAAGTGGGTCCAGCCGCTGATCCCGCTGGTTGCCGGCCCGTTGCCGATTCCGTTCTGGTTCGGCATTCTCGCCGGCGAGGAGCCTATCGACCACACGCAGAAGAACATCCTGCGTGAGGGTAAGGAGCTGCACCCGATCATGGAACGGGTGATGGCCATCCACGTGGCCGAGGAGGCCCGCCACATCTCGTTCGCCCACGAGTATCTGCGCAAGCGTGTGCCGCACCTGCCGCGCCGCAAGCGGTTCTGGCTGTCGCTGTACGTGCCGGTCACCATGCGGATCCTCTGCTCGGCAATTGTGGTGCCGCCCAAGGCTTTCTGGCGTGAGTTCGACATCCCGCGCGAGGTGCGCAAAGAGGTGTTCTTCCGGTCGCCGGAGTCGCGCCAGATGCTGCGCGACATGTTCGGCGACGTGCGGATGCTCTGCCACGACACCCGCCTGATGAATCCCGTCGCCAAGCTGATGTGGCGGATCTGCAAGATCAACGGCAAGCCGTCGCGGTATCGCAGCGAGCCGCAGCGCCAGCATCTGACCGCGGTCGCCTAG
- a CDS encoding 4Fe-4S binding protein, with amino-acid sequence MPHVITQSCCNDGSCVFACPVNCIHPTPDEPGFATSEMLYIDPDACVDCGACVSACPVGAIAPDSRLDAKQLPFVEINASFYPERPPGTKLPPTSKLAPVIPAAEVRQDGHRLTVAIVGSGPAAMYAADELLTQPRVRVNMFEKLPTPYGLVRAGVAPDHQTTKRVTRLFDKVAARRGFQFFLNVEVGKHLSHADLLAHHHAVIYASGAPNDRRLDIEGMGLPGTATATEVVAWYNGHPEFADLPVDLGHERVVIIGNGNVALDVARVLTADPDDLARTDISDHALEMLRASQVQEVVIAARRGPAHSAFTLPELIGLTAASDVVLDAEDHELVRRDLATASDALTRQKLEILSKLGQASVPPRRPRIRLAYQLTPARILGEDRVTGIEFAVTGTDQTRRLDAGLVLSSIGYHGKRIADLPFDDTAGVVPNDGGRVVDPDTGQPVTGAYVAGWIKRGPTGFIGTNKSCSLQTVQALVADFNKGLLSDPVAGPRALARLVHARQPDVVDAAGWHAIDAAEVARGSAEERPRDKFTSVAEMLAAATSAPAVPLHRRLLAAVRGR; translated from the coding sequence ATGCCGCACGTCATCACCCAGTCGTGCTGTAACGACGGGTCCTGTGTTTTCGCTTGTCCGGTGAACTGCATTCACCCCACACCGGACGAGCCGGGGTTCGCCACCTCCGAGATGCTCTACATCGACCCGGATGCGTGTGTGGATTGCGGCGCGTGTGTGAGCGCGTGCCCGGTCGGCGCGATCGCGCCCGACAGCCGGTTGGATGCCAAGCAGTTGCCGTTCGTCGAGATCAACGCGTCGTTCTACCCTGAGCGGCCGCCCGGCACCAAGCTGCCGCCGACCTCGAAGCTGGCGCCGGTGATTCCGGCCGCGGAGGTGCGTCAGGACGGGCACCGGCTGACCGTGGCGATCGTCGGCTCCGGCCCGGCGGCGATGTATGCCGCCGACGAACTGCTGACCCAGCCTCGGGTCCGGGTCAACATGTTCGAAAAACTGCCGACGCCTTATGGATTGGTGCGTGCAGGCGTGGCGCCGGACCACCAGACCACCAAGCGCGTCACGCGGTTGTTCGACAAGGTCGCCGCTCGGCGGGGTTTCCAGTTCTTTCTCAATGTCGAGGTCGGCAAGCATCTGAGCCACGCGGATCTACTCGCCCACCACCATGCTGTCATCTACGCCAGCGGCGCACCCAACGACCGCCGGCTCGACATCGAGGGAATGGGCTTGCCCGGCACGGCCACCGCCACCGAGGTGGTGGCGTGGTACAACGGCCACCCCGAATTCGCTGACCTGCCAGTCGATCTCGGCCACGAGCGGGTGGTGATCATCGGCAACGGCAACGTGGCGCTCGACGTGGCCCGGGTGCTCACTGCCGACCCCGACGACCTGGCCCGCACCGACATCTCCGATCACGCGCTGGAGATGCTGCGCGCATCCCAGGTCCAGGAGGTGGTGATCGCAGCACGCCGCGGTCCGGCGCACTCGGCGTTCACGCTGCCCGAGCTGATCGGGCTGACAGCCGCGTCCGACGTGGTGCTCGACGCCGAGGACCACGAGTTGGTGCGACGGGACTTGGCAACCGCCTCCGACGCCCTGACCCGCCAGAAGCTCGAGATTCTCAGCAAACTCGGCCAGGCCTCGGTTCCACCGCGACGGCCGCGCATCCGGCTGGCTTACCAGCTGACACCGGCCCGTATCCTGGGCGAAGACCGCGTCACCGGGATCGAGTTCGCCGTCACCGGCACCGACCAGACGCGCCGGCTCGACGCCGGCCTGGTGCTGAGCTCAATCGGCTACCACGGCAAGCGGATTGCCGATCTGCCGTTCGACGACACCGCCGGAGTGGTACCCAACGACGGTGGCCGCGTGGTCGACCCGGACACCGGCCAGCCGGTGACGGGTGCGTACGTCGCGGGGTGGATCAAGCGCGGCCCGACCGGATTCATCGGCACCAACAAGTCCTGCTCGCTGCAAACCGTGCAAGCGCTGGTGGCCGACTTCAACAAGGGCCTGCTGTCCGACCCTGTGGCCGGGCCGCGGGCGCTGGCCAGGCTGGTGCACGCCCGCCAGCCCGACGTCGTCGACGCGGCCGGATGGCACGCCATCGACGCCGCCGAGGTGGCGCGGGGCAGCGCCGAAGAACGGCCCCGCGACAAGTTCACCTCGGTCGCCGAGATGCTCGCGGCTGCGACGTCCGCGCCGGCAGTGCCGCTGCATCGGCGACTTCTGGCTGCGGTGCGGGGACGATAG
- a CDS encoding VOC family protein, whose amino-acid sequence MAIAVEPAVSPHLVVDNAAAAIDFYVKAFDAVELGRVPRPDGKLIHAAVRINGFLVMLNDDFPEMSGGKSMTPKSLGGTPVTIHLTVTDVDAKFQRALDAGATVVMPLEDQFWGDRYGMVEDPFGHRWSLGQPVREVDYDQIAAAAAAMGQPSG is encoded by the coding sequence ATGGCAATCGCCGTCGAACCCGCAGTTTCCCCGCACCTCGTCGTCGACAATGCCGCCGCGGCAATCGACTTCTACGTCAAGGCATTTGACGCCGTCGAACTGGGCCGGGTGCCCCGGCCGGACGGCAAACTCATCCACGCCGCCGTGCGCATCAACGGCTTTCTGGTGATGCTCAACGACGACTTCCCGGAAATGTCCGGCGGCAAGTCGATGACTCCGAAATCGCTCGGCGGGACCCCGGTCACCATCCATCTGACGGTTACCGACGTCGACGCTAAGTTCCAGCGGGCGCTGGACGCCGGGGCCACCGTCGTGATGCCGCTGGAGGACCAGTTCTGGGGCGACCGCTACGGCATGGTCGAGGATCCGTTCGGCCACCGCTGGTCGCTGGGGCAGCCGGTGCGCGAGGTCGACTACGACCAGATCGCCGCAGCTGCCGCGGCAATGGGCCAGCCCTCCGGCTAG
- a CDS encoding citrate synthase 2, with the protein MTVIPDNIPENFVAGLDGVVAFTTEIAEPDKDGGALRYRGVDIEDLVSRRVTFGDAWALLVDGKFGHGLPPAEPFPLPIHSGDVRVDVQAGLAMLAPIWGYQPLLDIDDSTAREQLARASVMALSYVAQSARGIYQPAVPQRIIDECPTVTARFMTRWQGEPDPRHIEAVDAYWVSAAEHGMNASTFTARVIASTGADVAAALSGAIGAMSGPLHGGAPARVLPMLEEVERSGDARGLVKGILDRGEKLMGFGHRVYRAEDPRARVLRATAERLGAPRYEVAKALEQAALTELRERRPDRAIETNVEFWAAVILDFARVPAKMMPAMFTCGRTAGWCAHILEQKKLGKLVRPSAIYVGPEPRSPESVEGWDQVRTA; encoded by the coding sequence ATGACTGTGATCCCGGACAATATCCCGGAGAATTTCGTCGCCGGCCTCGACGGAGTGGTGGCCTTCACCACCGAGATCGCCGAGCCGGACAAGGACGGCGGCGCGCTGCGCTACCGCGGGGTGGACATCGAAGACTTGGTGAGTCGGCGGGTCACTTTCGGCGATGCGTGGGCTTTGCTGGTCGACGGCAAGTTCGGTCACGGACTGCCGCCGGCCGAACCGTTCCCGCTGCCGATCCACAGCGGCGACGTGCGGGTCGACGTGCAGGCGGGTCTGGCGATGTTGGCGCCGATCTGGGGTTACCAACCGCTGCTCGACATCGACGACTCCACCGCCCGCGAGCAACTCGCCCGGGCGTCGGTGATGGCGCTGTCCTACGTCGCCCAGTCCGCCCGCGGCATTTACCAGCCGGCGGTGCCGCAGCGGATCATCGACGAATGTCCCACTGTCACAGCACGTTTCATGACCCGATGGCAGGGCGAACCGGATCCACGCCACATCGAGGCCGTTGACGCATACTGGGTTTCGGCTGCCGAGCACGGAATGAACGCCTCGACGTTCACCGCCCGGGTGATCGCGTCGACCGGCGCCGACGTGGCCGCGGCGCTGTCCGGGGCGATCGGGGCCATGAGCGGCCCCTTGCACGGCGGCGCGCCCGCCCGGGTGCTGCCGATGCTCGAAGAGGTCGAGCGCAGCGGCGACGCGCGCGGTTTGGTCAAGGGCATCCTGGACCGCGGCGAGAAGCTGATGGGCTTCGGGCACCGCGTCTACCGCGCCGAGGACCCGCGGGCGCGAGTACTGCGGGCGACGGCCGAACGGCTGGGCGCACCGCGCTACGAGGTCGCAAAGGCGTTGGAGCAGGCCGCGCTGACCGAACTGCGCGAGCGACGCCCGGACCGCGCCATCGAGACCAACGTCGAGTTCTGGGCCGCGGTGATCCTCGACTTCGCGCGGGTCCCCGCCAAGATGATGCCGGCGATGTTCACCTGCGGTCGCACCGCAGGCTGGTGCGCGCACATTCTCGAGCAGAAGAAGCTGGGCAAGCTGGTGCGCCCGTCGGCCATCTATGTCGGCCCCGAGCCACGCAGCCCGGAATCGGTCGAAGGGTGGGACCAAGTTCGCACGGCGTGA
- the pdxH gene encoding pyridoxamine 5'-phosphate oxidase has translation MAGPDNEHLAAMRVEYGSAEKDGSPDLDTDWLADGWVALLRKWIRDAEDAGVAEPNAFVLATVASGKPVSRSVLCKSIDERGITFYTNYDSAKGAELAATPYASATFPWYLLGRQFHIRGRVTKVDPEETQEYWSKRPRGSQLGAWASHQSRPIASRAALLEQLAEVTARFADTEHIPVPPNWGGYRIAPEVVEFWQGRENRVHNRIRVVDGRIERLQP, from the coding sequence GTGGCCGGACCAGACAACGAGCACTTGGCAGCAATGCGTGTCGAGTACGGCTCCGCCGAAAAGGACGGCAGCCCGGACCTCGACACCGATTGGCTGGCGGACGGTTGGGTTGCCCTGCTGCGCAAGTGGATTCGCGATGCCGAAGACGCCGGTGTCGCCGAACCCAACGCCTTTGTGTTGGCCACTGTCGCGTCCGGGAAGCCAGTCAGCCGCTCGGTGCTGTGCAAGAGCATCGACGAGCGCGGCATCACCTTCTACACCAACTACGACTCGGCCAAGGGGGCGGAGCTGGCCGCCACGCCCTACGCGTCGGCGACCTTCCCGTGGTATTTGCTGGGCCGGCAATTCCACATTCGCGGTCGGGTGACCAAGGTCGACCCCGAGGAGACGCAGGAGTACTGGTCGAAGCGACCCCGCGGCTCGCAGCTGGGCGCGTGGGCGTCGCACCAGTCCCGGCCGATCGCGTCGCGGGCGGCGTTGCTCGAGCAACTCGCCGAGGTGACCGCCCGGTTCGCCGACACCGAGCACATCCCGGTCCCGCCGAACTGGGGAGGTTACCGCATCGCGCCTGAGGTGGTCGAGTTCTGGCAGGGCCGGGAAAACCGGGTGCACAACAGGATTCGCGTGGTAGACGGCCGCATCGAGCGCCTGCAGCCGTGA